In Myxococcus stipitatus, the following are encoded in one genomic region:
- a CDS encoding LuxR C-terminal-related transcriptional regulator — protein MTNKEIALQLGTTEKTIKVHRARVIEKLDVDSVAELVRFVDRLGQG, from the coding sequence CTGACGAACAAGGAGATCGCCCTGCAGCTGGGCACCACCGAGAAGACCATCAAGGTGCACCGCGCCCGCGTCATCGAGAAGCTGGACGTGGACTCCGTGGCGGAGTTGGTGCGGTTCGTGGACCGGTTGGGACAGGGCTGA
- a CDS encoding putative quinol monooxygenase, producing MTLLVQLEFKLKQPIHEPEFLRIARALASASATEPGTLRYQWFVNHKPGHYTILEEYTDADAAETHNGNVGALLAQLFSVVELVSVSFYGELNKYVSDWATGRDGVSTNLPLASSNQGG from the coding sequence ATGACGCTCCTAGTGCAGCTCGAGTTCAAGCTGAAGCAGCCGATTCATGAGCCGGAGTTCCTTCGGATCGCCCGCGCGTTGGCTTCCGCCTCCGCGACCGAGCCGGGGACGCTGCGGTACCAGTGGTTCGTCAACCACAAGCCGGGCCACTACACGATTCTCGAGGAGTACACCGACGCCGACGCGGCGGAGACCCACAACGGAAACGTGGGCGCGCTGCTCGCCCAGTTGTTCTCCGTGGTTGAACTCGTGTCGGTGTCGTTCTACGGCGAGCTCAACAAATACGTGAGCGACTGGGCGACGGGCCGGGACGGCGTCTCGACCAACCTGCCGTTGGCTTCGAGCAACCAGGGAGGTTGA